ACCTCTCATtcatcctctctcttctccccaaccCCTGGTAGGAGCCATCACTTCTCGGGTGACAGAGGACACATCCACCCTGAGTGAGTCTCTGAGTGAGAAGCTGAGCCTATTGCTGTGGTACCTGGTACGGGGGCTGTGTCTCTTGGGGCTCATGCTCTGGGAGTCACTGTCCCTCACCATGGTCACCGTGGTCACCCtgcctctgcttttccttctgcctgagaAGCTAGGAAGATGGCACCAGGTATGTCGAGGGAGTTGCAGTCCTTCATTTCCCAGATTGGGTGGATTTAACTCCTCTGAGGTTTCTTTCCTGGCACCCTCAAGTGATTCCCCATCTCCATGGGACTCCCTTTCCCCGTAGTCCATGTCCCCAGATTGCtcagtgttgggctccatactctcTGTGTCTTCTAACTTCTGCCCACAATCCATCTTTATGAACATGATCACCACTCTCAAGATTATGATTCCCTGTGACCCTTCTCAGTAAAAATTTCCTCTCCACTGTAACTCTTCAGTATCCAGGAGGTATAACTGTGCCCCTTTCTCGTTCCTTCATCTACCTGCCTCTTCTCACCTTTAATCTCCGACTAAGCAACTCAGGTGCTAGTAGTGTCCCTGATGGCTTGCCAACCCTGGGTGACAGTTCTTGTCCATGTCTCCGCAGGTGTTGGCCACACAGGTGCAGACATCTCTGGCAGAGTCTAGCCAGGTGGCCATTGAGGTGCTGTCAGCAATGCCCACAGTCCGGAGCTTTGCCAATGAGGAGTGTGAGGCCCAGAAGTTTAGCCAAAAGCTGCAGAAAATGAATACCCTCCATCAGAAGGAGGCTCTGGCCTATGCAGTCAACCTCTGGATCACCAGTGTGAGCACCTGGAGAAGAATGCCTGTTCCCTTGTCCCTGAGATGCCTCGACTCCATTCCCTTTTCCATTAATCCTGCTCCACACACCCCGGCAGTGGTTTGGTGTTCTCATCCTAGCAGGCTGGAGCTCAATTACCCTACCTAGTGTTCTTAactgcctccctcttttttagACCCGCTGGATGGCTTCATGTCACCATGGTACACTGAATCCACCCCGCGCCATCTTTTGGGGAGATGCCCTATCTTCCAGTCACAGGGCTTCCCTTTGCCTCTCAGGCAGAACTCGGGGAATCATAAATTCCTGTACCTGTGCCAGCATCATGCTGGGACTATGTGGATGTGCTAGTGAGAGCCATGGGAATAGCAGAAGCCAAGGGTGAGGGACATCTGTTACATCATTGAAAGAGTCTGAGAGCAGCATTCAGGAATCCTGGCTCAAtgctgccacttactagctctgtgaccatGGGCTAGTAACTTATTTTCTCTTGAGAttgtttcctaattttatttttattttttaaaaaagatttatatatttatttgagagagagaagcacggggtggggcagagggagagggagagggcaaacagactccctgctcagtggggagcccaatgcagagctccatatcaggaccctgggatcatgacctgagccgaaaccaagagtcggatgttcaaccgactgcaccccccaggtgcccatgttttctcatttttaaaagtgggAATAGTATAACCTTGTTTGTAGGATTCTTGCTATGAATAGTAGATGacattacattaataaaagcCTTTTGTGAGGAGCCACATGCTCCTCACACAAGACGACAGCAGTGATGGGGAGGACAGTCATAGTTGAGCAAGACTCCATGGAGCCTCCACTGGTGCATGCTTCCTTTACCCCTGTGGTGCCTCCTGCTGTTACCTGGGGGAAAAGAACTTGATATCTCCATAATGCTAATGAGTCTGCTTCTTTGCACCCCCTTCTAGATTTTTCAACCAcaatccctcccctccccccacccccgtggtcTTTCCACAGATCTCAGGGATGCTGCTGAAGGTGGGAATTCTATACATAGGTGGGCAGCTGGTGACAAATGGGACTATAAGCAGCGGGAGCCTTGTCACGTTTATTCTCTACCAGATCCAGTTCACCTCAGCTGTGGAGGTGAGAGCCTTCCATTGTCACTACCCAGGGTTTTTCGTTCCTGGGTCTCGTCACCGTCTGTGTcaccttccttccattctttatCCTTGTCATATCACATAAATCTGGCAAGcagatttgttttcctcttctcagTAGTTGTACCGCTCCTCCAGGCACTATTCTCCACCTACCCCAGTGTACAGAAGGCTGTGGGCTCctcaaaggaaatatttgaatACCTGGGCCGGATCCCTCGCTGTCCTGCCAGTGGTGTCTTGACTTCTTTAAATTTGGAGGGCCTTGTCCAGTTTCAAGATGTCTCCTTTGCCTACCCAAACCATCCGGATGTCCCAGTGCTGCAGGTACAACTTACCAATCCTTGTTTTCCACCAGCCTCACTCTCACCTCTACCATCCTAAACTTTGGTCCTGTCTTCAGCCTGCCTAACACAAGGTCCAGATAGATCCTTCCTAACTTCCTAACCCCTCAAAGGCAAAGATGAGCCCCGTCTACTCCATACAACTGCCCCAAACTCTAGAATGGCTTGGATTTCTAAGGGGGGACGGGAGAAGAGGCTCTCCGGGAGAAGAGTCTTACATCCCAAGAAACTGCTAAAGCAAAATCTGCCTCTCATCttctatctcttccttttctttccatttgtaatttagaatgggattttttttttctttctgttttctcatgaCATCTGATATCAAGGGTGTGACATAGTGGTGCTTGGTCTTTGCTCTGGCCTTTGCCTCACCATCCATCTATACTCCTTGGGGAGCCATCATCCCTGAGGAACAGAAATCTATGCCTGTGGGAGAGTAGGAATTGCTATGTTTTTCCAATTTCCCCCCCTTTCTTCCTAGGGGTAAGACCTCATGCCATGTAATAAGACAATGAAGCCTCAAGGTTAAAGGCTTTACTGTGTCTCTTATTTTTTGATTCTCTGGCCTCCAGGCGCTGACATTCACCCTTCGTCCTGGTGAGGTGATAGCGCTGGTGGGGCGCAATGGGTCTGGGAAGAGCACTGTGGCTGCCCTGCTGCAGAATCTGTACCAGCCCACTAAGGGGCAGCTGCTGCTGGATGGAGAGCCCCTTCCCCAATATGAGCACCGCTACCTGCACACACAGGTGAGCAAGAAGatggcagaggggagggcaggggacatCAAATGAGAACTCTCACTGAACACTCTCACCGAGCACTCTGAAAGGAGGACCCGGGAATGACAGACCGTGGGTGGAGATGGGGTgtcaggagagagagagtaatTTTGTGATATGCTTTCAATAAAGATTTTGAGTTGTCAATCTCTAGATAACCATACTCTTATGTTCCTTGTtctatgactctttttttttttaagattttatttatttatccatgagagaaagagagagattgagagagagagagagagagagagagagagagagagaggcagagacacaggcagagggagaagcaggctccatgcagggagcctgacatgggactcaatccgggatctccaggatcaggccctgggctgaaggcaacgctaaactgctgagccacctgggctgcccctatgactcttcatgtattttgtccTAGGTGGCTGCAGTAAGACAAGAGCCACAGCTATTTGGAAGGAGTTTTAGAGAAAATATTGCCTATGGCCTGGTCCAGAAGCCAACTATGGAGGAAGTCATAGCTGCTGCCATGGTGTCTGGAGCCCATAGTTTCATCTCTGAACTCCCGCAGGGCTATGACACAGGTGCTTTTTCAGCTCATATCCCCTCCCAGACATCTTCGCTGGAACTTTTATTCTGTAGTTCTTCCAACCCCCTGACATCACTTTGAAGCTGTAGGATCTTGTTCCTATGGGCTTCCTCATTCTCAGAACTTGTTCACCTTCCCAGAACCTTCCCTATCCAGCTGTATCCATCAGTCCttggtgtgtatatgtgtgagtgtATATGTGGAGGTGTGTGGGTTATCCAGCCCTCACCTTGGCTCTTGTCTCTGCAGAGGTGGGCGAGGCTGGGAGCCAGCTCTCAGGGGGTCAGCGACAGGCAGTGGCCTTGGCTCGAGCATTGATCCGGAAACCACGTGTACTCATCCTAGATGATGCTACCAGTGCCCTTGATGCAAACAGCCAGTTGCGGGTGAGAGACATTTTGTTAGTGACTACTATATCCCTACCTCCCcaatcttccttccttcacttaTGGTTGTACTAGCATAATTATCTCAATCAATCCTTGCAATCCTCAGTTCCCAATAGCTGCTCCCCAAGATCCAATTCAAAGAGACTGTCTAAAGATTCTAAATCTCTGAAGCCAAACATAAGAAGACcatcttaattatatatatatatatttttttaattttatttatttattcataagagacacagagagagccagagacacggggagaaagagaggcaggctccctgcaggaagcctggtgtggaactcgatcccaggaccctgggaccatgccccaagccgaaggcagacactcaaccactgagccacccaggcatcctgaccaTCCTAATAACATTAATGTCAGTTGAGCTCTTACTCTTTTATTGTGTGCCAGACATGCTGCTAAGCCCTTTCTTTCTActatctcattcatttattcatcgtGAATGCCTGTGAGCTGGGGCATTGTTATCCTCATACTATAGAGGATAAAAAGGGGACAAAGAGGTTGAATGACCTACTCAATGTCATTGAGTTGTTGAGTAGCAGAGCATGGACCCAGAGTCAAGCCTGCCTGACCTGAATGCTCATTCTTTTTGCCACTGagttatgtttcttttaaaacagaatataaaaaaaatacaacagaatatAAAATTCCCAGTTTATACATAGAGAGGAGAGACTATTTGATacccttccctcttttcttatGGGTTTCATCTTAGGACTCTTAACTTTTATTCTACTGTTGCCACCTCATGTAAATAGTCTTTAATAAGTCAAAAGTCAGACAGAGAAGCATTCAGAACAAGAATCTTCGATTCTTTGGGGCTGTTGGCACAGGTGGCAGTGATGCTGGTGAGAGCTGTCTGGGCTCTGGAACACAGGTGTCTCCCTGGGCTCTTGACAGAGTCTGTGTCTTTTCTCAGGTGAAGCAGCTCCTGTACAAAAGTCCTGAGCGGCGCTTTCGGTCTGTGCTTCTTATCACCCATTGTCTCAGCTTGTTGGAGCAGGCTGACCAAATCCTCTTTCTGGAAGGAGGCACCATCTGTGAAGCAGGAACCTACCGGCAACTCATGGAGAGGAGGGGATGCTTCTGGACCATGATGCAGGCTCCTGGCGGGTCAGGTGTTACGGAATGAAAGACTGCTTAGACCTGCATAGGCtatctccctcccttcttttcacCTCTCTAATGGAGAATTTGGGAACAAAGGGCTTACCAGAGCTGCACAGGAGGCAGCTGCTTCTAGGAGGAGTGACATCCTAGAGCACAGCTCCATAACTGATACCTAAAATTCTGCCATGAGTGTTGCGCCCTCTCCAAACAACTCTTGATGATGCAGATTTCTTGGAAGAAAACAGGATCTAGAACACCTTAGTGTAACTGAGTGTAGAGCCAGGATTTTGGTGTTGATAGAACCCCGAAAATAAGAACTTTAATAGGTACAGAGAAGGGAAGATCGACTACTTTCCAATATGGCTAAAGTCATATGCTGACCCATAACACACTCTGGATTCttgatatttataataaaactgaTACTGGTGTTTCGTACTGTGGTTTCTCATGTGTTCAGGATACCAAATGGCTCATCAACATACCATACCAAATGGCTCATCAGCTTCTGCAATGCATTTTTCTGGTGTCGCCCTCCTTCAGCAGCCCCAATGCTGTTCACAGTCCTAAGTGGGCCATCTCCTCCCTTAAGTTTTCTGTTTCCTACGGTTGCCCCCACCACTTTCCCATGCCCCCACGTCTGCCCTTAGGATGAACCAGAGTGGGACATGGCACCCTCCAGGCACTAGCAGCTGCAGCTGCAGAAAGCCCTGGCCTTTCTGAAGTAGAAGATGGAGTGAGCGTAGCTAGAGGAAGTGCAAGCGCGCCGACCGAGAAACTGACTCTACCACCTCCCCCGCCCTGGTCCTTTCCCCGGAGTGCTCGCCCCTCTCAGAAGTGACACCTGCCGGGTCCTTTCAGCATAATGGGCGGGGTTGTCTAGTGAGTCTCGTCCATTCTGGGAGGGCCTCGGTGTGTGACGTCAACAGTTGCCGGGTAGGTTAGGCCCAGCCGGGTTGCAAGGAGGGGCGGCGTTTAGAGGAGTTCCTCGGTGGCGCTCAGAGGAGCGAGAGTCCTGCGAGGAGGTGCGCGCACAGAGGGCGGTTCTTGCGGGTGGCCATAGGTTAGGGAG
Above is a genomic segment from Canis lupus baileyi chromosome 7, mCanLup2.hap1, whole genome shotgun sequence containing:
- the TAP1 gene encoding antigen peptide transporter 1 isoform X1 yields the protein MAGSGPPSPGGRPCAPRARLAWLGVALLLLADWALLREALPAVCSVLVPTAPPLLRAWVVGLSRAAVLWLGARGVLGAAVGSGSESAGLGGWLAALQPAAAALGLALPGLALFRELRSWRAPRDSDSPRLLHWGSRLDVFALSYLAALSAAALWHKLSGLWAPGRRGGSGDAVRRLLGCLGSEMRRLPLLLALLVLSSLGEMAIPFFTGHLTDWILQDETASAFTRNITLMSILTTTSAVLEFLGDGVYNSIMGRVHSQVQGEVFQAVLRQETEFFQQNQTGAITSRVTEDTSTLSESLSEKLSLLLWYLVRGLCLLGLMLWESLSLTMVTVVTLPLLFLLPEKLGRWHQVLATQVQTSLAESSQVAIEVLSAMPTVRSFANEECEAQKFSQKLQKMNTLHQKEALAYAVNLWITSISGMLLKVGILYIGGQLVTNGTISSGSLVTFILYQIQFTSAVEALFSTYPSVQKAVGSSKEIFEYLGRIPRCPASGVLTSLNLEGLVQFQDVSFAYPNHPDVPVLQALTFTLRPGEVIALVGRNGSGKSTVAALLQNLYQPTKGQLLLDGEPLPQYEHRYLHTQVAAVRQEPQLFGRSFRENIAYGLVQKPTMEEVIAAAMVSGAHSFISELPQGYDTEVGEAGSQLSGGQRQAVALARALIRKPRVLILDDATSALDANSQLRVKQLLYKSPERRFRSVLLITHCLSLLEQADQILFLEGGTICEAGTYRQLMERRGCFWTMMQAPGGSGVTE
- the TAP1 gene encoding antigen peptide transporter 1 isoform X2, translated to MAIPFFTGHLTDWILQDETASAFTRNITLMSILTTTSAVLEFLGDGVYNSIMGRVHSQVQGEVFQAVLRQETEFFQQNQTGAITSRVTEDTSTLSESLSEKLSLLLWYLVRGLCLLGLMLWESLSLTMVTVVTLPLLFLLPEKLGRWHQVLATQVQTSLAESSQVAIEVLSAMPTVRSFANEECEAQKFSQKLQKMNTLHQKEALAYAVNLWITSISGMLLKVGILYIGGQLVTNGTISSGSLVTFILYQIQFTSAVEALFSTYPSVQKAVGSSKEIFEYLGRIPRCPASGVLTSLNLEGLVQFQDVSFAYPNHPDVPVLQALTFTLRPGEVIALVGRNGSGKSTVAALLQNLYQPTKGQLLLDGEPLPQYEHRYLHTQVAAVRQEPQLFGRSFRENIAYGLVQKPTMEEVIAAAMVSGAHSFISELPQGYDTEVGEAGSQLSGGQRQAVALARALIRKPRVLILDDATSALDANSQLRVKQLLYKSPERRFRSVLLITHCLSLLEQADQILFLEGGTICEAGTYRQLMERRGCFWTMMQAPGGSGVTE